The following proteins come from a genomic window of Frankia casuarinae:
- a CDS encoding dolichyl-phosphate-mannose--protein mannosyltransferase, with protein MTATTAHLPWTATGRGDAARVTGPGSAGPAGGRALSVRERLCPPMPRSPLMGWLATLSVAIVAGLLRFWHLTEPRGIYFDEVYYTKDAWGLLTAGYEINSTTCSGPAYVVHPPFGKWLMAASEGLFGYTDCAGVPHGSPELGWRFSSALFGTLAVLVLARAARRMFRSTLLGCFAGLLLALDGLEFVQSRIGILDIFLMTGVVVALACLLLDRDDGRRRLADRLEPVGSSPGSAPLGDEAAGPDGGTDAGPDGGPTTTAPPTRADRLLDMYGPRLGFRPWRLACGAALGLSMGVKWSALYTIIGFAALALAWDIGARRTGGARRPVLGALRRDSPAWFAAFVLVPIVTFLATWTGWFVTDGGYYRHYYGNGFGAAWHGWWKYQMAVLKFHEGLHEGHAFASHPMSWLVMARPVAYYYSSPAYGTSGCHDPAGCSREVIALGNPAIWWVGTAALVAMLAWWVSRRDWRAALVLVGFGSAFVPWLLFPNRTMFFFYALPSLPFLVLAITALAGLVLGPREASETRRLVGALSVGVYTIIVVLLFAYFYPILAAEVIPYSSWRARMWFPGWI; from the coding sequence GTGACGGCGACGACGGCTCACCTGCCCTGGACGGCGACCGGTCGCGGGGACGCGGCGCGGGTGACCGGCCCGGGTTCCGCCGGCCCGGCCGGCGGTCGGGCGCTCTCGGTGCGTGAGCGGCTGTGTCCACCGATGCCGCGGTCGCCGCTCATGGGGTGGCTGGCGACCCTGTCCGTCGCGATCGTCGCCGGGCTGCTGCGTTTTTGGCACCTCACGGAGCCCCGCGGGATCTACTTCGACGAGGTCTACTACACCAAGGACGCCTGGGGCCTGCTGACGGCCGGGTATGAGATCAACTCGACGACCTGTTCCGGTCCGGCCTACGTCGTCCATCCGCCGTTCGGCAAATGGCTGATGGCCGCCTCCGAGGGCCTGTTCGGCTATACCGACTGTGCCGGGGTCCCGCACGGCAGTCCGGAGCTCGGCTGGCGGTTCTCGTCCGCGCTGTTCGGGACGCTCGCCGTCCTGGTCCTCGCCCGCGCCGCCCGACGGATGTTCCGCTCCACGCTCCTGGGCTGCTTCGCCGGTCTGCTCCTCGCCCTCGACGGGCTGGAGTTCGTGCAGAGCCGCATCGGGATCCTCGACATCTTCCTGATGACCGGCGTCGTCGTAGCGCTGGCCTGTCTGCTGCTCGACCGGGACGACGGCCGCCGCCGGCTCGCCGACCGGCTGGAACCGGTTGGTTCCAGCCCCGGCTCAGCACCCCTGGGGGACGAGGCCGCCGGCCCGGACGGCGGTACGGACGCCGGCCCGGACGGCGGCCCGACCACGACGGCTCCGCCCACCCGGGCCGACCGCCTCCTCGACATGTACGGGCCGCGGCTGGGGTTCCGCCCCTGGCGGCTGGCCTGCGGAGCGGCCCTGGGACTGTCCATGGGGGTGAAGTGGAGCGCCCTCTACACGATCATCGGCTTCGCGGCGCTCGCCCTCGCGTGGGACATCGGAGCACGGCGCACCGGCGGAGCCCGCCGACCCGTGCTGGGAGCACTGCGCCGGGACAGCCCGGCCTGGTTCGCCGCGTTCGTACTCGTCCCCATCGTGACCTTCCTCGCCACCTGGACCGGCTGGTTCGTCACCGACGGCGGCTACTACCGCCACTACTACGGCAACGGTTTCGGCGCCGCGTGGCACGGCTGGTGGAAGTACCAGATGGCGGTGCTGAAGTTCCACGAGGGACTCCACGAGGGGCACGCCTTCGCGTCGCATCCGATGAGCTGGCTGGTGATGGCGCGGCCGGTCGCGTACTACTACTCCTCGCCGGCGTACGGGACCTCGGGCTGCCACGATCCGGCCGGCTGCTCCCGGGAGGTCATCGCCCTGGGCAACCCGGCGATCTGGTGGGTCGGCACGGCGGCACTGGTCGCGATGCTCGCCTGGTGGGTCTCCCGGCGGGACTGGCGGGCGGCCCTGGTGCTGGTCGGGTTCGGCTCGGCCTTCGTGCCGTGGCTGCTGTTCCCGAACCGCACGATGTTCTTCTTCTACGCGCTGCCGTCGCTGCCGTTCCTGGTCCTCGCCATCACGGCGCTGGCCGGGCTCGTCCTCGGCCCGCGCGAGGCGTCGGAGACCCGCCGCCTGGTCGGGGCGCTGTCGGTCGGGGTCTACACGATCATCGTCGTGCTGCTCTTCGCGTACTTCTACCCGATCCTGGCCGCCGAGGTGATCCCCTACTCCTCGTGGCGCGCCCGGATGTGGTTCCCGGGCTGGATCTGA
- a CDS encoding ABC transporter substrate-binding protein, which produces MTTPLTVALVTPLTGPDAAQGLAGLRGVTLWARDERLPLPWDEVSLTAYDAYPDSAAAMRAAVAAGPDALLGPYGHRAALAACASTDRVVFNTGAPSTRFVRQAFPNVVNIAAATSTWPRGVLAAVRAADRRARKVVLLASGDTAVEITSVTKAAAVAQSFEVASHVFPPGKAALAATRLPPGDILIVHAGPDDELAAANILLRRPWRAAAFSTAVSAQATASLGDLREQLLAPGSWMPESTQPTATGPTAREFTADFTALHGVAPTETAAWAYVTGLILGRAIRYCGGVQDASVLAAARGIDTTTLLGRFRLDEATGLQVGHQIPIVQWQAGASRTVWPRESARAPFAHPRLFTSRPGMASRTSPGTPTPTQPRTPPASRTLPTT; this is translated from the coding sequence ATGACGACACCGTTGACCGTTGCCCTGGTCACCCCGCTGACCGGTCCCGATGCCGCCCAAGGCCTCGCCGGGCTACGAGGGGTCACCCTGTGGGCGCGTGACGAACGCCTCCCACTGCCCTGGGACGAGGTGAGTCTCACCGCCTACGACGCGTATCCCGATTCGGCCGCCGCCATGCGCGCCGCGGTGGCCGCGGGGCCGGACGCCCTGCTCGGACCCTACGGCCACCGGGCGGCACTCGCGGCCTGCGCCTCGACGGACCGGGTGGTCTTCAACACCGGCGCCCCGTCCACGCGCTTCGTCCGGCAGGCGTTCCCGAACGTCGTGAACATCGCCGCGGCCACCTCGACCTGGCCGCGCGGGGTCCTCGCCGCCGTACGGGCGGCCGATCGACGGGCCCGCAAGGTCGTCCTGCTCGCCTCCGGGGACACCGCCGTCGAGATCACATCGGTGACGAAGGCCGCCGCGGTGGCGCAGTCGTTCGAGGTGGCCTCGCACGTCTTCCCCCCGGGCAAGGCCGCCCTCGCCGCGACCCGGCTGCCCCCGGGCGACATCCTCATCGTCCACGCCGGCCCGGACGACGAGCTGGCGGCGGCGAACATCCTGCTGCGCCGGCCGTGGCGGGCGGCCGCTTTCTCCACGGCCGTCAGCGCGCAGGCCACCGCGAGCCTGGGCGACCTGCGCGAGCAGCTGCTGGCGCCGGGCAGCTGGATGCCCGAGAGCACCCAGCCGACCGCGACCGGCCCGACCGCGCGGGAGTTCACCGCCGACTTCACCGCCCTGCACGGCGTCGCGCCGACCGAAACGGCGGCCTGGGCCTACGTCACCGGGTTGATCCTGGGACGGGCCATTCGCTACTGCGGAGGCGTGCAGGATGCCTCCGTGCTCGCCGCCGCCCGGGGCATCGACACGACCACGTTGCTCGGTCGCTTCCGGCTGGACGAGGCGACGGGGCTCCAGGTCGGCCACCAGATCCCGATCGTGCAGTGGCAGGCCGGTGCCTCCCGGACGGTCTGGCCCCGTGAGTCGGCGCGGGCACCGTTCGCCCATCCCCGGCTGTTCACCAGCCGACCGGGGATGGCGTCTCGGACTTCGCCGGGGACGCCCACGCCCACGCAGCCTCGGACGCCTCCGGCCTCACGCACACTCCCCACCACGTGA
- a CDS encoding DUF305 domain-containing protein, protein MTTTDDNRPAGNDPPASDGDAARGSDARPRRRWARSRLWWTPMVLAVLAGLLAAGAALGNLASRSPDEGSVDVGFARDMSEHHAQAVQMAMIEFSHGGDQDTRSVAQDIALTQQREIGIMSSWLSGWGRPQSTSGTPMRWMRDSRTVNGASGGHDGHAGPGAAMPGMDLPGLAGGAAQDASSDPRDTARMPGMATPAELQRLASIRGHDLDVLFLTLMVHHHQGGLAMAQYAAMHAGEDRVRAMARAMVLAQSMEIDQMQRDLVRLGAPRA, encoded by the coding sequence ATGACGACGACGGACGACAACCGGCCAGCCGGCAACGACCCGCCGGCCAGCGATGGCGATGCGGCGCGCGGGAGTGACGCGCGGCCGCGGCGCCGCTGGGCCCGAAGCCGGCTGTGGTGGACGCCGATGGTGCTCGCCGTGCTGGCCGGCCTGCTGGCGGCCGGCGCGGCGCTGGGCAACCTCGCCAGCCGGTCACCGGACGAGGGGTCGGTCGATGTCGGCTTCGCCCGGGACATGTCCGAGCATCACGCCCAGGCCGTGCAGATGGCCATGATCGAGTTCAGTCACGGCGGTGACCAGGACACCCGCAGCGTGGCCCAGGACATCGCGCTGACCCAGCAACGCGAGATCGGCATCATGTCCTCATGGCTGTCCGGATGGGGGCGGCCCCAGTCCACCTCCGGGACACCGATGCGGTGGATGCGGGACTCCCGCACCGTCAACGGCGCCTCGGGCGGGCATGACGGTCATGCCGGGCCTGGCGCCGCCATGCCCGGCATGGACCTGCCGGGCCTGGCCGGGGGTGCGGCGCAGGACGCGTCCAGCGACCCGCGGGACACCGCGCGCATGCCGGGCATGGCGACCCCCGCCGAACTGCAACGGCTGGCCTCGATCCGGGGCCATGACCTCGACGTCCTCTTCCTTACCCTGATGGTGCACCACCATCAGGGGGGGCTGGCCATGGCCCAGTACGCGGCGATGCACGCCGGTGAGGACCGGGTACGGGCGATGGCCAGGGCGATGGTGCTCGCCCAGTCAATGGAGATCGACCAGATGCAGCGCGATCTGGTACGCCTCGGCGCGCCTCGGGCCTGA
- a CDS encoding TatD family hydrolase, with amino-acid sequence MARNSGRSGDPPPPPDPLPVAVVDSHCHLDLMGTEVPAAIAAARAVGVTRAVTVGIDLPTSRWQAEVAAAHPEIYAAVAIHPNEAARGVTEETFAAIAELARADRVRAVGETGLDYFRTPPEAHAVQQESFRRHIAIAKETGRALMIHDRDAHDDTLRILAEEGAPEKVVFHAFSGDTAMAKICADAGYVMSFAGNVTFSNAANLREAAAVAPADLILVETDAPFLTPTPWRGRPGGPYLIPLTLRVLAETRGVGVAELGTHIAANAERVFGPW; translated from the coding sequence GTGGCGCGAAACTCTGGCCGGTCGGGTGATCCGCCGCCACCGCCGGACCCTCTTCCCGTGGCCGTGGTCGACAGCCACTGTCATCTCGACCTGATGGGCACCGAAGTTCCGGCGGCGATCGCGGCGGCCCGGGCGGTCGGTGTCACGCGGGCCGTCACCGTCGGCATCGACCTGCCCACCAGCAGATGGCAGGCCGAGGTTGCCGCGGCGCATCCGGAGATCTACGCCGCCGTCGCGATTCATCCCAACGAGGCGGCCCGGGGGGTCACCGAGGAGACGTTCGCCGCCATCGCCGAGTTGGCCCGCGCCGATCGCGTGCGCGCGGTCGGCGAGACGGGCCTGGACTACTTTCGCACCCCACCCGAGGCGCATGCCGTGCAGCAGGAGAGCTTCCGGCGCCACATCGCGATCGCCAAGGAGACCGGCCGGGCGCTGATGATCCACGACCGGGACGCCCACGACGACACGCTGCGTATCCTCGCCGAGGAGGGCGCCCCGGAGAAGGTCGTCTTCCACGCCTTCTCCGGGGACACGGCGATGGCGAAGATCTGCGCGGACGCCGGGTACGTGATGTCGTTCGCCGGCAACGTCACCTTCTCCAATGCCGCCAATCTGCGGGAGGCGGCGGCCGTCGCTCCGGCGGATCTCATCCTGGTGGAGACCGACGCGCCGTTCCTCACCCCGACCCCCTGGCGGGGCCGGCCCGGCGGCCCGTACCTCATTCCGCTGACGCTGCGGGTGCTGGCCGAGACCCGCGGCGTCGGCGTCGCCGAGCTCGGCACGCACATCGCCGCGAACGCGGAGCGGGTGTTCGGGCCCTGGTAG
- a CDS encoding glycoside hydrolase family 15 protein encodes MPDTDYPPIEEHAVIGDLRTVALVATDGTIDWYCPQRFDAPSVFASLLDADRGGSFRIHCPDSRARQLYLPDSNILMTRFLAPRAVGEVIDFMVPVDSDVTETPHVVVRQARAVRGTATFRLRCDPRFDYGRAPHTVTLVPGSGAVFESTAGTLVLRTALPLRVEATAVVAEFELAMGECADIVLEWNSTIRPLIIGEAETLFTRTLNYWQAWIRRGRYHGRWREMVLRSALVLKLLVYRPTGALVAAPTTSLPEELGGVRNWDYRYTWIRDAAFTVYALMALGFTDETAAFMDWLEQRCHEAPKHCGLYVLYSVDGNADLDELVLDQLSGYRGSKPVRIGNAAATQLQLDIYGELMDSVYLYNKQVPISFQLWEALGRQLDWLARHWDEPDEGIWETRGGRQRFTYSAVMTWVAFERACRISRQRGLPGPTNEWKDYAGRAYRFVQNEAWNPARGAYMEFPGSPRMDASLLCMPLVKFSGPTDPRFLSTLERFSGDLVSDSLVRRYAADGSDGLTGDEGTFNLCSFWYVEALTRAGRVAEARMVFEKMLTYANHVGLYAEEIGSSGEALGNFPQAFTHLALISAAIHLDRALG; translated from the coding sequence ATGCCCGACACCGACTATCCGCCCATCGAAGAGCACGCGGTCATCGGCGACCTGCGTACCGTGGCCCTGGTCGCCACGGACGGCACGATCGACTGGTACTGCCCGCAGCGCTTCGACGCGCCGTCGGTTTTCGCGAGTCTGCTGGACGCCGACCGTGGCGGATCGTTCCGTATCCACTGTCCGGACTCCCGGGCCAGGCAGCTCTACCTCCCCGACTCGAACATCCTGATGACCCGTTTCCTCGCCCCCCGCGCGGTCGGTGAGGTCATCGACTTCATGGTCCCGGTGGACAGCGACGTCACCGAGACACCGCACGTCGTGGTCCGCCAGGCCCGAGCGGTGCGTGGAACCGCCACGTTCCGGCTGCGCTGCGACCCCCGGTTCGACTACGGCCGGGCCCCGCACACCGTCACCCTGGTGCCTGGTTCGGGCGCGGTGTTCGAGTCGACCGCCGGCACCCTTGTGCTGCGCACGGCCCTGCCGCTGCGCGTCGAGGCCACGGCCGTGGTCGCCGAGTTCGAGCTGGCGATGGGCGAGTGTGCCGACATCGTGCTCGAATGGAACTCGACCATCCGCCCATTGATCATCGGCGAGGCGGAGACGTTGTTCACCCGGACGCTGAACTACTGGCAGGCCTGGATCCGGCGCGGGCGCTATCACGGCCGGTGGCGGGAGATGGTGCTACGCAGCGCTCTCGTCCTCAAACTGCTCGTCTACCGGCCCACCGGGGCGCTGGTGGCCGCGCCGACCACCTCGCTACCCGAGGAGCTCGGCGGCGTGCGCAACTGGGACTACCGCTACACCTGGATCCGCGACGCGGCCTTCACGGTGTACGCGCTGATGGCGCTCGGATTCACCGACGAGACCGCGGCGTTCATGGACTGGCTCGAACAGCGATGTCACGAGGCACCCAAGCACTGCGGGCTCTACGTGCTCTACAGCGTGGACGGCAACGCCGACCTGGACGAGCTGGTCCTCGACCAGCTGTCCGGCTATCGCGGCTCGAAGCCGGTGCGCATCGGCAACGCCGCCGCCACGCAGCTCCAGCTCGACATCTACGGCGAGCTGATGGACTCGGTGTACCTGTACAACAAGCAGGTCCCGATCTCCTTCCAGCTCTGGGAGGCGCTGGGCCGCCAGCTCGACTGGCTGGCCAGGCACTGGGACGAACCGGACGAGGGCATCTGGGAGACCCGGGGTGGGCGCCAGCGCTTCACCTACTCGGCCGTGATGACCTGGGTCGCCTTCGAACGGGCCTGCCGGATCTCGCGCCAGCGCGGCCTGCCCGGGCCGACGAACGAATGGAAGGACTACGCCGGGCGGGCCTACCGGTTCGTCCAGAACGAGGCGTGGAACCCCGCCCGCGGCGCCTACATGGAGTTCCCCGGCTCACCACGGATGGACGCATCCCTGCTGTGCATGCCGCTGGTGAAGTTCTCCGGCCCCACCGACCCCCGGTTCCTGTCGACCCTGGAACGGTTCAGCGGGGACCTGGTCAGCGACAGTCTGGTGCGCCGGTACGCCGCGGACGGCAGCGACGGCCTCACGGGTGACGAGGGCACCTTCAACCTGTGCTCGTTCTGGTACGTGGAGGCACTGACCCGGGCCGGTCGGGTCGCCGAGGCCCGGATGGTCTTCGAGAAGATGCTCACCTACGCCAACCATGTGGGGCTCTACGCCGAGGAGATCGGTTCCTCCGGGGAAGCGCTCGGCAACTTCCCGCAGGCGTTCACCCACCTCGCCCTGATCAGTGCCGCGATCCATCTCGACCGCGCGCTGGGGTGA
- a CDS encoding SulP family inorganic anion transporter: MPDVTAREAADAGGSVRRTAPSGPWYSRRRTGRWPGVRHIRVELLAGLVTALALIPETISFSVVAGVDPKVGLFASFTISVVIAFTGGRPAMISAAAGSMALVAAPLVRDHGLNYLLATTIGVGLLMFVLGRLGVARLMRFVPQSAMIGFVNALAILIFTAQMPHVIGKSWQVYALVAAGLAILLALPRLTRAVPPPLVAVAVLTLVTAGFDISVPTVGDEGRLPSSLPVPGVPDVPLTWETLRIIAPYVVALTAVGLVETLLTAQIVDRLTDTTHDPNRESWGLGVANIVNGFFGGMGGCAMIGQTMVNVNSGGRGRLSTFAAGGFLLMLVVPLRDLVRVIPMSALVAVMILVSVMTFEWRSIQPSTLRRMPRGETAVMVATVAVVVPTHNLAYGVGVGVMLAALLFTRRAANLALVTSVLDPEGRERIYVVQGTLFFASTSDLVNAFDYACDPERVVIDLSEAHLLDSAAVTALDDVRAKYRERGTQVNLVGVNARSAALLHKLSAEPAQVEPAPTEPAPTRVR, encoded by the coding sequence GTGCCTGATGTAACCGCCCGAGAGGCCGCCGACGCCGGGGGCTCCGTTCGCCGGACGGCCCCCAGCGGCCCCTGGTACTCCCGCCGCCGCACCGGCCGCTGGCCGGGAGTTCGTCACATCCGGGTGGAACTGCTCGCCGGCCTGGTGACCGCGCTCGCGCTGATCCCGGAGACGATCTCCTTCTCTGTGGTGGCGGGGGTCGATCCGAAGGTCGGTCTGTTCGCGTCGTTCACCATCTCGGTGGTCATCGCGTTCACCGGCGGACGCCCGGCGATGATCTCGGCGGCGGCAGGCTCCATGGCCCTCGTCGCCGCCCCCCTGGTCCGCGATCACGGCCTGAACTACCTGCTGGCGACGACCATCGGGGTGGGCCTGCTGATGTTTGTGCTCGGCCGGCTCGGGGTGGCACGGTTGATGCGGTTCGTCCCGCAGAGCGCGATGATCGGCTTCGTCAACGCGCTGGCCATCCTCATCTTCACCGCGCAGATGCCGCACGTGATCGGCAAGTCGTGGCAGGTCTACGCCCTCGTCGCCGCGGGCCTCGCCATCCTGCTGGCTCTCCCCCGCCTGACCAGAGCGGTCCCGCCGCCGCTCGTGGCGGTGGCGGTCCTCACCCTCGTCACCGCCGGTTTCGACATCTCCGTCCCTACCGTCGGCGACGAGGGCCGGCTGCCGAGCTCACTGCCCGTCCCCGGTGTGCCCGACGTGCCGCTGACCTGGGAGACACTGCGGATCATCGCCCCGTACGTGGTGGCGCTCACCGCCGTCGGCTTGGTGGAGACGCTGCTGACCGCGCAGATCGTGGACCGGTTGACCGACACCACGCATGACCCGAACCGCGAATCCTGGGGCCTGGGTGTCGCCAACATCGTCAACGGGTTCTTCGGCGGGATGGGCGGCTGCGCCATGATCGGCCAGACGATGGTGAACGTCAACTCGGGCGGGCGGGGCCGGCTGTCGACCTTCGCCGCCGGCGGTTTCCTGCTCATGCTGGTCGTCCCGCTGCGCGACCTCGTGCGGGTCATCCCGATGTCGGCGCTGGTCGCGGTGATGATCCTGGTGTCGGTCATGACCTTCGAGTGGCGCAGCATCCAGCCCTCGACGCTGCGCCGGATGCCCCGCGGCGAGACCGCGGTCATGGTGGCGACCGTCGCCGTCGTGGTGCCCACCCACAACCTCGCCTACGGCGTCGGGGTGGGCGTCATGCTGGCCGCGTTGCTGTTCACCCGCCGGGCCGCGAACCTGGCGCTGGTGACCAGCGTGCTCGACCCGGAGGGCCGGGAGAGGATCTACGTCGTCCAGGGCACGCTGTTCTTCGCATCGACCAGTGATCTGGTGAACGCCTTCGACTACGCGTGCGACCCCGAACGGGTGGTCATCGACCTCTCGGAGGCCCACCTTCTCGACTCGGCGGCGGTCACCGCCCTCGACGACGTGCGCGCGAAGTACCGCGAACGCGGCACGCAGGTGAACCTGGTCGGGGTGAACGCCCGCAGTGCCGCTCTGCTGCA
- a CDS encoding FHA domain-containing protein: protein MAGLDRFRVVVESGRGDRTGVVVRLPGALIVACAGRAETAETTTRLLALCAEVAAEVGATASTMGRRLVRRVAGLLADADPDRVPDFSLLTTVNDRVAALVHGAMDVVATGSCGVTLSGVDSATWVDRLLPTEISRIDVGPTGLVGPTGFPGGLGDLGFPLDLRIGAVPGIGVSLLLSDTPSLPAPKASAEQLLAGFDPVREPMTGAAPIPTPGTRAPDPMPTTPPALAPLLSKEEEAHRRRAAAEPTQAADLDELDELDALTQLPGQSFTVSDLIEDDEAPTMLPSSGEPQVEGVLCANGHFNHPQAPYCSECGLSLAQQNTRTVWGPRPPVGVLVFDDGQTMNVDMDLVIGRQPDRDDAVRAGKARALPVEDGESAVSRVHAVITLNGWDAVITDQGSANGTYIAPPEATVWTPLSPHQPAPLIPGTRVQVGKRTFVFNSHLHV from the coding sequence ATGGCGGGACTGGACCGTTTCCGGGTGGTCGTGGAATCCGGGCGCGGAGATCGGACGGGAGTGGTCGTCCGGCTGCCCGGCGCACTCATCGTCGCCTGTGCCGGCCGGGCGGAGACGGCCGAGACGACCACCAGGCTGCTGGCGCTGTGCGCCGAGGTCGCTGCCGAGGTGGGCGCCACCGCGTCGACCATGGGTCGCCGGCTGGTGCGTCGGGTCGCGGGGCTGCTGGCCGATGCCGATCCGGATCGGGTGCCCGACTTCAGCCTGCTGACCACGGTCAATGACCGGGTCGCCGCGCTGGTCCACGGGGCGATGGACGTCGTCGCGACGGGCAGCTGCGGAGTGACGCTCTCCGGCGTCGACTCGGCCACGTGGGTCGACCGGCTACTGCCCACCGAGATCAGCCGGATCGACGTCGGCCCCACCGGCCTGGTCGGGCCGACGGGTTTCCCCGGCGGGCTCGGCGATCTCGGTTTCCCGCTTGACCTGCGCATCGGGGCCGTGCCCGGGATCGGGGTGAGTCTGCTGCTCAGCGACACGCCGTCGCTGCCCGCGCCGAAGGCCTCCGCCGAGCAGCTGCTCGCCGGATTCGATCCGGTCCGGGAGCCGATGACCGGCGCCGCGCCCATCCCCACGCCGGGAACCCGCGCCCCCGATCCGATGCCGACCACCCCGCCGGCGCTCGCCCCCCTGCTCAGCAAGGAGGAGGAGGCCCATCGACGCCGCGCCGCCGCCGAACCGACGCAGGCGGCCGACCTCGACGAGCTCGACGAGCTCGACGCCCTGACCCAGCTCCCGGGCCAGAGCTTCACCGTCTCCGACCTCATCGAGGACGACGAGGCACCGACGATGCTGCCGAGCAGCGGCGAGCCTCAGGTCGAGGGTGTGCTGTGCGCCAACGGCCACTTCAACCACCCGCAGGCGCCGTACTGCTCCGAGTGCGGCCTGTCGCTCGCCCAGCAGAACACCCGCACGGTCTGGGGTCCCCGGCCGCCCGTCGGCGTCCTCGTCTTCGACGACGGCCAGACCATGAACGTCGACATGGACCTGGTGATCGGCCGCCAGCCGGACCGCGACGATGCGGTCCGGGCCGGGAAGGCACGGGCGCTGCCGGTCGAGGACGGTGAGAGCGCCGTCTCCCGGGTGCATGCCGTCATCACCCTCAACGGTTGGGACGCGGTCATCACCGACCAGGGTTCGGCGAACGGCACCTACATCGCCCCGCCGGAGGCGACCGTGTGGACGCCGCTGAGCCCGCACCAGCCGGCTCCCCTGATCCCCGGCACCCGCGTGCAGGTGGGCAAGCGGACGTTCGTCTTCAACTCCCACCTGCACGTTTGA
- a CDS encoding YdcF family protein, with translation MTAGPLGRVPTRPWRRRAAVGILGGLTVAFAVATARLFVFPHQDAPAPVDAIVMFAGSPGRLERAVALARAGYAPVLAVSAPTEKDPCPGPIPGVEVICFSPDPRTTQGESRWTSAAAARRGWHSLIVVASTSQSTRARLRLARCYDGETRMQGVPPPRRAWPYVIAYEWAALGKALVLQRHC, from the coding sequence ATGACGGCGGGTCCACTCGGTCGTGTTCCCACGAGGCCGTGGCGCCGCCGGGCCGCGGTGGGCATCCTCGGCGGCCTGACGGTGGCCTTCGCGGTGGCGACGGCCCGGCTGTTCGTCTTTCCGCACCAGGATGCTCCCGCCCCGGTGGACGCGATCGTCATGTTCGCCGGGAGCCCGGGACGGCTCGAACGCGCCGTCGCACTCGCGCGGGCCGGCTACGCACCCGTGCTCGCGGTCTCGGCGCCGACGGAGAAGGACCCGTGCCCCGGGCCCATTCCCGGGGTGGAGGTGATCTGTTTCTCGCCCGATCCGCGGACGACCCAGGGCGAGTCGCGGTGGACCTCCGCGGCGGCGGCACGCCGCGGGTGGCATTCACTCATAGTCGTCGCCTCGACCTCGCAGAGCACGCGCGCCCGGCTGCGCCTCGCCCGTTGCTATGACGGCGAGACGCGGATGCAGGGGGTCCCGCCCCCCCGCCGGGCCTGGCCGTACGTGATCGCCTACGAGTGGGCGGCGCTGGGCAAGGCCCTCGTTCTCCAACGCCACTGCTGA
- the rsmI gene encoding 16S rRNA (cytidine(1402)-2'-O)-methyltransferase, with protein sequence MSGTLVLCGAPIGDVRDASPRLGEILATADVIAAEDTRRVLRLAHALGVTVSGRIVSCYDAVEGARAAQLTDYLRQGATVALVTDAGMPAVSDPGFRVVAAAAAAGMAVTVVPGPSAVTAALAVSGLPTDRWTFEGFLPRKGGDRRGRLRDLAGEPRTMVFLESPHRLVAGLRDLVAAFGADRPAVLCRELTKTFEEIVRGDLADLLGWATDGRVIRGEFTLVVAGGARGRAEPSGAEPGGAGLSGAEPIIDGRILVAEVARRTSVGMSPKDARKAVAAEYGVSRNEVYAAELAVRAGDRAGGR encoded by the coding sequence GTGTCCGGGACCCTGGTGCTGTGCGGTGCCCCCATCGGCGACGTCCGGGACGCCAGCCCTCGGCTCGGCGAGATCCTCGCCACCGCGGATGTGATCGCCGCCGAGGACACCCGCCGGGTCCTACGGCTGGCGCACGCGCTCGGCGTGACGGTGTCCGGGCGGATCGTGTCGTGCTACGACGCGGTGGAAGGCGCCCGGGCCGCCCAGCTCACCGACTACCTGCGCCAGGGCGCCACCGTCGCGCTCGTCACCGACGCCGGGATGCCCGCCGTCTCCGACCCCGGGTTCCGGGTCGTGGCCGCGGCCGCCGCCGCGGGGATGGCCGTGACCGTCGTTCCCGGTCCGTCCGCCGTCACCGCGGCCCTGGCCGTCAGCGGGCTGCCGACGGACCGCTGGACCTTCGAGGGCTTCCTGCCGCGCAAGGGCGGCGATCGGCGTGGACGCCTTCGCGACCTGGCCGGCGAGCCGCGGACGATGGTGTTCCTGGAGTCCCCGCACCGGCTCGTGGCCGGCCTGCGCGACCTCGTCGCGGCCTTCGGCGCCGACCGGCCGGCGGTGCTCTGCCGCGAGCTGACGAAGACCTTCGAGGAGATCGTCCGCGGCGACCTCGCCGATCTGCTCGGCTGGGCCACCGACGGCCGGGTCATCCGGGGGGAGTTCACGCTGGTGGTCGCCGGCGGTGCCCGGGGCCGGGCCGAGCCGAGCGGGGCCGAACCAGGCGGGGCCGGGCTGAGCGGGGCCGAACCGATCATCGACGGCAGGATCCTCGTCGCCGAGGTAGCCCGACGAACCTCGGTGGGGATGTCCCCGAAGGACGCGCGCAAGGCCGTGGCCGCCGAGTACGGCGTCTCCCGCAACGAGGTCTATGCCGCGGAGCTCGCCGTCCGGGCCGGGGACCGGGCTGGCGGGCGCTGA